Proteins found in one Lycium ferocissimum isolate CSIRO_LF1 chromosome 6, AGI_CSIRO_Lferr_CH_V1, whole genome shotgun sequence genomic segment:
- the LOC132059459 gene encoding protein CELLULOSE SYNTHASE INTERACTIVE 1, whose translation MERNGDSKPHDMEPPTPHSLMKASSRDRSSMEDPDGTLASVAQCIEQLRQNSSSMQEKEHSLKQLLELIDTRENAFSAVGSHSQAVPVLVSLLRSGSLGVKMQAATVLGSLCKENELRVKVLLGGCIPPLLGLLKSSSAESQIAAAKTIYAVSQGGAKDHVGSKIFSTEGVVPVLWEQLKKGLKAGNIVDDLLTGALKNLSTNTEGFWSATVQAGGVDILVKLLNNGQPSTQANVCFLLACMMMEDSSVCSRVLAAEATKQLLKLLGSGNEAPVRAEAAGALKSLSAQSKESRKEIANSNGIPALINATIAPSKEFMQGEYAQALQEHAMCALANISGGLSYVISSLGQSLESCSSPAQVADTLGALASALMIYDSKAENSRASDPLEVEETLIKQFKARLPFLVQERTIEALASLYGNPVLSSKLANSDAKRLLVGLITMATNEVQDELIRSLLFLCKNEGSLWHALQGREGIQLLISLLGLSSEQQQECAVALLCLLSNENDESKWAITAAGGIPPLVQILETGSAKAKEDAATILGNLCNHSEDIRACVESADAVPALLWLLKNGSSNGKEIAAKTLNHLIHKSDTATISQLTALLTSDLPESKIYVLDALKSLLSVAPLSDMSREGSAANDAVETMIKILSSTKEETQAKSASALAGIFHLRKDLRESTLAVKTLWSLVKLLNVEPESILVGASSCLSAIFLSIRESRDIAAIARDALPSLMVLAKSSVLQVAEQAVCALANLLLDPEVSEKAIPEEIILPATRVLREGTTGGRTHAAAAIARLLQFSEVNSALTDCVNRCGTVLALISFLESTGSDSVAISEALDALCFLSRLEGASGIKPAWAVLAEYPNSTIPVVSCVADASPALQDKAIEILSRLCQAQPTVLGDAIACAYGCISSVARRVISSSNAMVKIGGSALLVCAAKVNHQRVVEDLNESQSCIPLIQSIVGMLNASESLHSEDQGDKIAISISRNAEEESRKDETEKSTLVVSGVNIAIWLLSALASRDDKSKVEIMEAGAIEVLTERISQSFTQFTQIDFKEDSNIWICGLLLAILFQDRDIIRANGTMKAIPVLANLLKSEESANRYFAAQAVASLVCNGSRGTLLSVANSGAPSGLITLLGCADEDIKDLVALSEEFALVRNPDEVALERLFRVDDIRVGATSRKAMPALVDLLKPIPDRPGAPFLALGLLIQLARDCPSNKIVMAESGVLEALTKYLSLGPQDATEEAATDLLGILFTTAEICRHESAFGAVGQLIAVLRLGGRGARYSAAKALENLFSADHIRNAESARQSVQPLVEILNTGLEREQHAAIAALVRLLSENPSKALAVADVEMNAVDVLCRILASSCSMELKGDAAELCSVLFGNTRIRSTMAAARCVEPLVSLLVTEYSPAHHSVVRALDKLVDDEQLAELVAAHGAVIPLVGLLYGRNYLLHEAISRALVKLGKDRPSCKMEMVKAGVIESVLDILHEAPDFLCAAFAELLRILTNNATIAKGQSAAKVVEPLFLLLTRPEFGPDGQHSTLQVLVNILEHPQCRADYTLTSHQSIEPLIPLLDSPASAVQQLAAELLSHLLLEEHLQKDSVIQQVIGPLVRVLGSGIPILQQRAVKALVCLSLTWPNEIAKEGGVGELSKVILNADPSLPHALWESAAAVLSSILQFSSEFYLEVPVAVLVRLLRSGNEGTVLGALNALLVLETDDSTSAGAMAESGAIEALLELLRCHLCEETAARLLEVLLNNVKIRETKATKSAIVPLSQYLLDPQTQGQQARLLATLALGDLFQNEALARSSDAVSACRALVNLLEDQPTEEMKVVAICALQNLVMYSRSNKRAVAEAGGVQVVLDLIGSSDPETSVQASMFIKLLFSNNTIQEYASSETVRAITAAIEKDLWASGTVNEEYLKALNALFGNFPRLRATEPATLSIPHLVTSLKNGSEATQEAALDALFLLRQAWSACPAEVSRAQSIAAADAIPWLQYLIQSGPPRFQEKAEFLLQCLPGTLVVIIKRGNNMRQSVGNPSVFCKLTLGNTPPRQTKVVSTGPNPEFEERFSWSFESPPKGQKLHISCKNKSKMGKSSFGKVTIQIDRVVMLGAVAGEYTLLPESKSGPSRNLEIEFQWSNKQQQQLEEGSS comes from the exons ATG GAAAGAAACGGGGATTCTAAACCTCATGATATGGAGCCTCCAACTCCACATTCACTCATGAAAGCATCTTCGAG AGATCGTAGTAGCATGGAGGATCCAGATGGGACATTAGCAAGTGTTGCTCAATGCATTGAGCAGTTACGGCAGAATTCCTCTTCCATGCAAGAGAAAGAACATTCACTTAAGCAATTGTTGGAGCTTATTGATACACGAGAAAATGCATTTAGTGCTGTCGGCTCACATTCTCAAGCTGTTCCAGTACTTGTTTCTTTACTCCGTTCTGGCTCACTTGGGGTAAAGATGCAGGCTGCTACAGTTTTGGGTTCTCTGTGTAAGGAAAATGAATTGCGAGTGAAAGTGCTATTAGGAGGTTGCATACCGCCTCTCCTTGGTCTTCTCAAATCAAGCTCAGCAGAAAGTCAGATTGCAGCAGCAAAAACGATATATGCTGTCTCCCAAGGTGGTGCAAAGGATCATGTTgggtcaaaaatattttcaactgAAGGAGTTGTGCCAGTATTATGGGAGCAATTAAAAAAGGGATTAAAAGCTGGAAACATTGTGGACGACTTACTAACAGGAGCTTTAAAAAACCTTTCAACCAACACTGAGGGATTCTGGTCTGCAACAGTACAAGCTGGAGGAGTGGATATACTTGTTAAACTACTGAATAATGGACAGCCAAGTACTCAGGCAAATGTCTGCTTTCTCCTTGCTTGTATGATGATGGAGGATTCTTCTGTTTGCTCAAGAGTTTTAGCTGCAGAGGCCACCAAACAACTTCTTAAATTACTTGGATCTGGCAATGAAGCCCCAGTTAGAGCAGAAGCTGCAGGCGCTCTTAAATCTCTATCTGCCCAAAGCAAAGAATCCCGGAAGGAAATAGCAAATTCTAATGGTATTCCTGCTCTGATAAATGCTACCATAGCTCCTTCAAAAGAATTCATGCAGGGCGAGTACGCCCAAGCTTTGCAGGAGCATGCAATGTGTGCACTTGCAAATATTTCTGGTGGCTTGTCATATGTCATTTCAAGTCTTGGTCAAAGCCTTGAATCTTGCAGCTCACCTGCACAAGTAGCTGATACATTGGGGGCTTTAGCTTCGGCTCTCATGATATATGATAGCAAAGCAGAAAATTCAAGAGCATCAGATCCTTTGGAGGTGGAAGAAACACTGATTAAGCAATTTAAGGCTCGCTTACCCTTTCTAGTGCAGGAGCGTACCATTGAAGCACTTGCCAGTTTGTATGGGAATCCTGTACTGTCTAGCAAGCTTGCGAATTCTGATGCAAAACGCCTATTGGTTGGTCTGATCACAATGGCCACAAATGAAGTTCAGGATGAGTTGATAAGGTCCCTTCTCTTTCTATGCAAAAATGAAGGTAGCTTATGGCATGCGCTACAAGGTCGTGAGGGAATTCAGCTGTTAATCTCTCTTCTTGGGCTCTCATCAGAGCAGCAACAGGAGTGTGCTGTTGCTCTTCTTTGTCTTCTAtctaatgaaaatgatgaaagtaagtGGGCCATTACAGCAGCTGGTGGCATACCTCCACTTGTTCAAATTCTGGAAACTGGGTCTGCCAAAGCTAAGGAAGATGCGGCAACTATCCTTGGAAACCTCTGTAATCACAGTGAAGATATCCGTGCTTGTGTTGAAAGTGCTGATGCTGTTCCTGCTTTGTTGTGGCTTCTGAAGAATGGTAGCTCCAACGGGAAGGAAATTGCTGCAAAGACACTGAACCATTTGATTCACAAATCAGATACTGCTACTATTAGTCAACTCACTGCACTATTAACTAGTGATCTTCCAGAGTCTAAGATTTATGTCTTAGATGCATTAAAAAGTTTGCTCTCGGTGGCGCCTTTGAGCGATATGTCACGTGAAGGTAGTGCAGCAAATGATGCTGTTGAGACGATGATAAAGATATTAAGCTCCACCAAGGAAGAGACTCAGGCTAAGTCTGCTTCAGCTCTTGCTGGAATTTTCCATCTCAGGAAGGACCTGCGAGAAAGTACCCTTGCTGTGAAGACTTTGTGGTCACTCGTGAAGCTTCTGAATGTTGAACCTGAATCCATCTTAGTGGGTGCATCAAGCTGCCTTTCTGCAATATTTCTCTCTATTAGAGAAAGCCGTGACATTGCAGCAATTGCTAGAGATGCATTGCCTTCATTAATGGTGCTTGCAAAGTCCTCAGTTTTACAAGTTGCAGAACAAGCAGTATGTGCTTTGGCCAATCTTCTTTTGGATCCCGAGGTGTCTGAGAAAGCAATTCCCGAAGAAATTATCTTGCCTGCTACTAGAGTTCTTCGTGAGGGCACAACTGGTGGAAGGACCCATGCTGCCGCAGCAATTGCTCGTCTTCTTCAATTTAGTGAGGTTAATTCTGCCTTAACTGATTGCGTTAACCGTTGTGGAACGGTTCTTGCATTAATTTCTTTCCTAGAATCAACTGGCAGCGACTCTGTTGCTATTTCAGAAGCTTTAGATGCACTTTGTTTCCTCTCAAGGCTGGAAGGAGCTAGTGGTATCAAACCTGCATGGGCAGTTCTAGCTGAATATCCAAACAGCACAATCCCAGTGGTTTCATGCGTTGCTGATGCCTCACCGGCGTTGCAAGACAAAGCAATTGAAATATTGTCAAGACTCTGCCAAGCTCAGCCCACTGTTCTTGGTGATGCTATTGCTTGTGCCTATGGATGCATTTCTTCAGTTGCAAGGAGGGTAATTAGTTCCTCCAATGCTATGGTTAAAATAGGAGGGAGTGCACTTCTTGTTTGCGCTGCAAAAGTGAATCATCAGAGAGTGGTGGAAGATCTAAATGAATCTCAGTCTTGTATTCCACTCATTCAATCAATTGTTGGGATGCTTAATGCTTCAGAGTCTCTACATTCGGAAGACCAGGGGGATAAGATTGCAATAAGCATATCCAGGAATGCTGAAGAAGAATCAAGAAAGGATGAGACGGAGAAAAGTACTTTAGTTGTTTCCGGGGTCAATATAGCTATTTGGCTTCTTTCTGCTCTTGCCAGTCGTGATGACAAAAGTAAAGTTGAGATTATGGAGGCTGGTGCAATTGAAGTTCTTACAGAGAGAATCTCTCAATCTTTTACACAGTTTACCCAG ATTGATTTCAAGGAAGATAGCAACATATGGATTTGTGGATTGCTTCTGGCTATCTTATTTCAAGATAGAGATATCATACGAGCAAATGGAACGATGAAGGCCATACCCGTGCTAGCTAATCTGTTGAAGTCAGAAGAGTCAGCAAACAGGTATTTTGCTGCACAAGCCGTAGCCAGCCTTGTCTGTAATGGTAGCAGGGGAACTCTGCTGTCTGTTGCAAATTCAGGAGCACCATCCGGACTCATAACGTTGCTTGGTTGTGCTGATGAGGATATAAAGGACCTTGTTGCACTATCAGAGGAATTTGCTTTGGTCCGTAACCCAGATGAAGTTGCACTTGAGAGGTTATTTAGGGTCGATGATATCAGGGTGGGTGCAACTTCTAGGAAAGCTATGCCAGCCCTTGTTGACTTGCTAAAACCTATCCCTGATCGTCCTGGTGCACCTTTTCTAGCTCTTGGACTTCTGATTCAGCTTGCCAGAgattgtccttcaaataaaATTGTTATGGCGGAATCTGGGGTTTTGGAAGCACTGACTAAATACCTTTCACTTGGTCCCCAAGATGCAACTGAGGAAGCTGCCACTGATCTGTTAGGTATCCTATTTACTACTGCTGAAATATGCAGACACGAATCTGCTTTTGGTGCTGTTGGTCAGCTAATTGCAGTTTTACGTCTTGGTGGAAGAGGGGCAAGATATAGTGCTGCCAAAGCCTTGGAAAACCTGTTCTCAGCGGATCACATCAGGAATGCAGAATCAGCTAGACAGTCTGTTCAACCTTTGGTTGAGATTCTAAATACTGGTCTGGAGAGGGAGCAGCATGCAGCCATTGCTGCATTAGTTAGGCTTCTCAGTGAGAATCCTTCAAAAGCTCTTGCGGTTGCAGATGTCGAGATGAATGCAGTGGATGTTCTTTGCCGAATTCTTGCATCAAGCTGCTCAATGGAGCTGAAGGGTGATGCAGCCGAGTTGTGTTCTGTTTTGTTTGGAAATACAAGAATAAGGTCTACAATGGCTGCAGCTAGATGTGTGGAGCCTTTGGTTTCTCTTCTTGTTACTGAATATAGTCCTGCTCATCATTCTGTTGTTCGTGCATTAGATAAACTAGTGGACGATGAACAGCTGGCTGAACTAGTTGCAGCACATGGTGCAGTCATTCCCCTTGTTGGCCTTCTTTATGGCCGAAACTATTTACTTCATGAGGCTATTTCTAGAGCTCTTGTGAAGTTGGGGAAAGACAGGCCTTCCTGTAAGATGGAAATGGTCAAGGCTGGGGTTATTGAGAGTGTGCTTGACATTCTGCATGAAGCACCAGATTTCCTGTGTGCTGCATTTGCTGAATTGCTCAGAATACTGACAAATAATGCTACCATTGCGAAGGGACAATCTGCTGCAAAGGTGGTAGAGCCACTTTTTTTATTGCTGACGAGACCGGAGTTTGGACCTGATGGGCAACACAGCACGCTGCAGGTCCTTGTGAATATCCTAGAGCATCCACAGTGCCGAGCTGATTATACCTTGACATCTCACCAATCTATAGAACCTCTTATTCCCTTACTTGATTCTCCCGCTTCTGCCGTGCAACAACTGGCTGCTGAGCTTCTGTCTCACCTGCTTTTGGAAGAGCACCTGCAGAAGGACTCAGTTATCCAGCAAGTGATTGGTCCCTTGGTACGGGTCCTTGGTTCTGGTATACCCATTTTGCAGCAGAGAGCTGTGAAGGCCTTAGTCTGTCTTTCACTAACTTGGCCAAATGAAATTGCAAAAGAAGGTGGCGTTGGTGAGTTGTCTAAAGTTATACTGAACGCTGACCCTTCACTCCCTCATGCCTTGTGGGAGTCAGCTGCTGCAGTGTTATCCAGTATTCTACAGTTTAGCTCTGAGTTCTATCTGGAAGTACCTGTTGCAGTGTTGGTAAGATTGCTTCGCTCTGGCAACGAAGGCACAGTTCTTGGTGCATTGAATGCTCTTCTTGTGTTGGAGACTGATGACTCCACCAGTGCTGGAGCTATGGCTGAAAGTGGGGCGATTGAGGCTCTCCTAGAACTTCTCAGATGCCACCTTTGTGAGGAAACTGCTGCAAGACTCCTTGAGGTTTTGCTGAACAATGTGAAGATCAGAGAAACAAAAGCCACCAAGTCAGCAATTGTGCCCTTATCACAGTATCTTTTGGATCCGCAGACTCAAGGGCAACAAGCAAGGTTACTGGCAACTCTTGCTCTCGGTGACCTATTCCAGAATGAGGCTCTTGCTCGAAGCAGTGATGCTGTTTCAGCTTGCCGGGCGTTGGTGAATCTGCTTGAAGATCAGCCTACTGAAGAAATGAAAGTCGTCGCTATATGTGCCTTACAGAACCTTGTCATGTATAGCAGATCAAATAAGAGAGCAGTTGCAGAAGCTGGTGGTGTCCAGGTTGTGTTAGATCTGATTGGGTCAAGTGATCCAGAGACATCAGTACAGGCATCAATGTTCATCAAGCTTCTCTTTTCCAATAATACAATTCAAGAGTATGCTTCAAGTGAAACTGTCAGGGCTATCACTG CTGCAATTGAGAAAGATTTGTGGGCATCGGGAACTGTAAATGAGGAGTACCTTAAGGCACTGAATGCGCTATTTGGAAACTTCCCCCGTCTAAGGGCTACTGAACCTGCAACCCTGAGTATTCCACATCTAGTGACATCCCTGAAGAATGGTTCAGAGGCAACTCAAGAAGCTGCTTTGGACGCTCTGTTTCTTCTCCGACAAGCTTGGTCAGCATGTCCTGCTGAAGTGTCTCGAGCACAATCAATTGCTGCTGCAGATGCTATTCCATGGTTGCAGTATCTGATACAATCAGGTCCCCCTCGGTTTCAGGAGAAGGCAGAATTTTTATTGCAATGTTTGCCTGGGACTCTGGTTGTAATAATAAAGCGAGGGAACAACATGAGACAATCAGTTGGAAATCCAAGCGTTTTTTGCAAGCTTACCCTTGGAAATACTCCACCTCGCCAAACAAAG GTTGTTTCAACTGGTCCTAATCCAGAGTTCGAGGAGAGGTTTTCATGGTCATTCGAAAGTCCTCCTAAAGGCCAGAAGCTTCATATTTCATGCAAGAATAAAAGCAAAATGGGCAAG AGTTCATTCGGGAAGGTCACCATCCAGATTGATCGTGTAGTTATGCTGGGTGCAGTTGCTGGGGAGTACACCTTGTTGCCCGAGAGCAAAAGTGGACCCTCGAGGAATTTGGAAATAGAATTCCAATGGTCCAATAAGCAGCAGCAGCAGTTGGAAGAAGGTTCTTCTTAA
- the LOC132059458 gene encoding MICOS complex subunit MIC60, mitochondrial — protein MLRRSILRLSAGHSVKRIPIEVTTQVPSYLFSRREFSVSPKQNGQPRGPGSTGKPTETGSLLPRFIIGTFALSAGFVAAYQTGYLDKYLIKEPHSTPELARAGTGTQDVKELKESSEVSLDSETLGRPDVESDSLEQTDESIGTRQDLSGPEEPSKTGSESQLQVKDSSEITGGEANYTEVKELSPSSHQESVTPDEARLSSTQSPEDTLDVKSPEVTTDAVQSEAIEITPTLTQADTLQKEKEASTMSPDHVTSRDKVEDAPHHDEKPSSLLDEYYLRNGGGATPTTSSDKHKVVEDQDDAYITKDGKLVLDFLQALHEAERRQAEIDARLFAEEKKYIKERYEKELKDARARELMYAEREALLDKELKKERAKAIAALKSLKEKLEEEHKTELEEKEAEAELKLKKAQELAKAELDAAIASEKASQIEKMAEANLHINALCMAFYARSEEARQSHSVHKLALGVLALEDALSRGLPIQKEIEVLHTSLEGIDNNSLVELVLSSLPEETRKYGSDTVLQLNHKFDTLKGTLRHFSLIPPGGGGILTHSLASVASWLKVREADQSGDGIESLINRVESFLAQGKLSEAADVLEKGLKDTHAAAVVDDWVKRARNRAITEQALTLLQSYATTISIT, from the exons GTCCATCCTGCGACTTTCGGCTGGTCATTCAGTAAAAAGAATTCCAATAGAGGTTACAACACAG GTACCTTCCTATCTTTTTTCCCGAAGAGAGTTCTCAGTCTCACCTAAACAAAATGGGCAACCACGGGGGCCAGGTTCAACTGGCAAGCCCACAGAAACAGGGAGTCTCTTGCCGAGATTCATTATCGGAACTTTTGCTTTAAGTGCTGGGTTCGTTGCAGCTTATCAAACTGGATATTTAGATAAGTATCTTATTAAAGAGCCCCATTCTACCCCTGAATTAGCCAGGGCAGGAACTGGCACTCAAGATGTGAAGGAGCTAAAGGAAAGTAGTGAAGTCTCACTAGATAGTGAAACTTTAGGAAGACCAGATGTTGAGTCTGATAGTCTGGAGCAAACAGACGAGAGCATTGGAACTCGACAAGATCTCTCTGGACCAGAAGAGCCAAGCAAAACGGGATCAGAAAGTCAATTACAGGTAAAAGATTCATCAGAGATTACTGGCGGAGAAGCCAACTATACTGAAGTAAAAGAATTATCACCCAGCTCCCATCAGGAAAGTGTGACACCTGATGAAGCAAGACTTAGTTCTACTCAGTCACCTGAAGACACTTTGGACGTGAAGAGCCCAGAGGTAACTACTGATGCAGTGCAGTCTGAGGCAATTGAAATCACGCCAACCCTTACGCAGGCTGATACACTTCAGAAGGAAAAGGAGGCTAGTACCATGTCTCCAGATCATGTAACCAGTCGAGACAAGGTGGAG GATGCTCCTCATCATGATGAAAAACCTAGTTCCCTCCTTGATGAATACTATTTGAGAAATGGGGGTGGAGCTACCCCTACAACCTCCTCTGACAAGCACAAG GTTGTTGAAGATCAGGATGATGCCTACATAACAAAGGATGGAAAACTGGTGCTTGATTTCTTACAAGCTCTTCATGAAGCTGAGAGGAGACAAGCAGAGATAGATGCTCGCTTATTTGctgaagaaaagaaatatataaag GAGAGATATGAAAAGGAACTTAAGGATGCCAGGGCTAGGGAACTTATGTATGCTGAACGTGAGGCTTTACTGGATAAG GaactgaaaaaagaaagagcaaaAGCCATCGCAGCTTTGAAATCACTTaaagaaaaattagaagaaGAACACAAGACAGAGCTTGAGGAAAAG GAAGCTGAAGCAGAACTAAAGTTGAAAAAAGCCCAGGAGTTAGCTAAAGCAGAATTGGATGCAGCTATCGCAAGTGAGAAAGCATCTCAAATTGAAAAAATGGCTGAAGCCAATCTCCAT ATAAATGCTCTGTGCATGGCATTTTATGCACGGTCTGAAGAGGCTCGCCAGAGTCATTCTGTTCACAAGCTTGCTCTG GGGGTGCTTGCTCTGGAAGATGCACTGTCCAGAGGGTTACCAATTcaaaaagaaatagaagttCTTCACACTTCTCTTGAAGGGATAGATAACAACTCACTGGTGGAGTTGGTTCTATCTTCTCTTCCAGAAGAAACACGGAAATATGGTTCAGATACTGTGTTACAACTGAATCATAAG TTTGATACATTAAAGGGGACACTTCGGCACTTTAGCCTGATTCCTCCAGGTGGTGGTGGGATATTGACGCATTCTTTGGCTAGTGTTGCATCCTGGTTAAAG GTTAGGGAGGCTGACCAGTCTGGTGATGGAATTGAATCCCTCATAAACAGAGTTGAGAGTTTCTTGGCTCAGGGAAAGTTGTCAGAAGCTGCTGATGTGCTTGAGAAGGGTTTAAAGGACACTCACGCAGCAGCAGTCGTCGATGattgggttaagcgtgctaggaaCAGAGCTATAACCGAGCAAGCACTAACCTTGCTGCAATCTTATGCCACCACTATTAGCATAACTTGA